Proteins found in one Cheilinus undulatus linkage group 9, ASM1832078v1, whole genome shotgun sequence genomic segment:
- the LOC121514930 gene encoding kelch domain-containing protein 10-like, whose product MSSAEKDGTFSQLNKFEKLSWRPSIRDSGSKKRARWLQARRIFSPSCPNLRIPNRFLREGHCVPPARSGHRCVADSANLYVFGGYNPDFEEAGGSENEDYPLFRELWRFHFATATWQQVRTEGYMPTELASMSAVLHGNNLLVFGGTGIPFGENNGNDVHVCNVQYKRWNLLNCRGKKPNKIYGQAMVIINGYLYVFGGTTGYLYSTDLHRLDLTTREWTHLKPNNAPSDLPEERYRHELAHDEQRIYILGGGTSWTSYPLDKIHAYNLETNYWEEIATKPHEKIGFPAARRCHSCVQVKDDVFICGGYNGEVILSDLWKINLQNFQWTKLPAVMPEPAYFHCAAVTPAGCMYVHGGVVNMSGNRRTGSLYKVWLTVPSLLELTWEKLLKTFPHVAQLSTLQLLSLGLTHTLIQRLK is encoded by the exons ATGTCATCGGCCGAAAAGGACGGGACCTTCAGTCAGCTCAACAAGTTTGAGAAACTGTCGTGGAGGCCCTCAATCCGCGACTCAG GCTCTAAGAAGCGGGCAAGATGGCTTCAGGCTCGGCGCATCTTCTCCCCTTCCTGCCCCAACCTTCGGATCCCCAACAGGTTTCTAAGAGAAG GACACTGTGTACCTCCCGCCCGGAGTGGACACCGCTGTGTTGCGGACAGCGCCAACCTGTACGTATTTGGAGGCTACAACCCAGACTTTGAGGAGGCCGGTGGCTCAGAAAATGAAGATTATCCACTCTTCAGGGAGCTTTGGCGGTTTCATTTTGCCACTGCGACCTGGCAACAGGTCCGAACAGAGGGTTACATGCCCACAGAGTTAGCTTCTATGTCAG CTGTTTTACATGGGAACAACCTGCTTGTGTTTGGTGGCACTGGAATTCCATTCGGCGAAAACAACGGGAATGACGTCCATGTCTGCAATGTTCAGTATAAACGATGGAATCTGCTCAACTGCAGGGGGAAGAAACCTAACAAGATCTATGGACAG GCGATGGTCATCATAAACGGCTACCTTTATGTGTTTGGAGGGACAACAGGCTACCTTTACAGCACCGACCTCCACAGGCTGGACCTGACCACCAGAGAGTGGACCCACCTTAAACCCAACAACGCGCCCTCAGATCTGCCTGAGGAGAG GTACAGACATGAACTAGCTCATGATGAACAGAGAATCTACATTTTAGGAGGTGGGACTTCCTGGACATCCTATCCCCTTGACAAG ATTCATGCATATAATTTGGAAACCAACTACTGGGAGGAAATAGCCACCAAACCTCATGAAAAAATTG GATTTCCTGCAGCCCGTCGTTGTCACAGCTGTGTGCAGGTCAAAGATG ATGTCTTTATATGTGGGGGTTATAATGGAGAGGTGATCCTCTCCGACCTGTGGAAGATCAACCTGCAGAATTTTCAGTGGACCAAGCTGCCTGCTGTCATGCCTGAACCTGCTTACTTTCACTGTGCTGCTGTCACACCG GCCGGCTGTATGTACGTCCACGGGGGCGTGGTCAACATGTCTGGGAACAGGAGGACTGGCTCTTTGTACAAAGTGTGGCTGACGGTTCCCAGCCTCCTGGAACTGACTTGGGAGAAACTGCTGAAAACCTTCCCTCATGTAGCCCAGCTGTCcacccttcagctgctcagccTGGGACTGACACACACGCTGATTCAGCGGCTCAAATAG
- the LOC121514929 gene encoding putative cation exchanger C521.04c encodes MSVSSSHSSETPSLRRRPTEHTQDPPWQHDPQAGFNQETSHDHLCGSHLNSADSCPSFSHHSVCPVLCQTKCISAHTCPSHHACDDSWVEIQSKRTIRAENEVEANKLVNNYRFGFRKWKSHVTERPFEDRSEVVKELYSELKVIKPHTGHLITCGNVAYVFLFGWWISLVYFLVSLLMFITITGVPYGKLCLKLSSYFLWPFGKSIHEIGNTLRRCCELAPDCECNMDGTDDNSPVLLPSPTEMPVPQFSGQLQRTPYWHRFATYVWLLLGYPPLVLVHSLACFLSWILVFTIPVSKMNARTMGVILLLAPEDVSVSSCSQRKHQGFESRALLCCYHAVNWYYYKYTVDGINVFAVNLLPLVIVAMVIGYIDRENLYASSDVKFAIAVCSIIPLSYYIGMGIASISAQSNFAVGAVVNASFGSITELTFYITALIRGHRAGNQCLQEVVKAALTGTLLGCILFIPGICMIIGGLRHSEQTFNSRSTGVSSALLFISVGGVFAPTLFSKAYGNLVCDACTNSTLGNGTSNSSGPFVCHNCHYDLNNGTLFHNHVQPLVYTLSALLPAAYIIGLIFTLKTHSHIYNIQVGEGQESDHHGAVVHWSRWRSLVILILATLLTSACADLVTEHIQPILNQPNISQYFIGVTVLAMVPEIPEIVNGIQFALQNNISLSLEVGICIAVQVCMLQIPILVLFNAFYDVGFVLLFSDLHLWASIFSVILVNYIFMDGKSDYFQGTALVIVYFILLALYFYAPSPAGC; translated from the exons atcCTCCATGGCAACATGATCCCCAGGCAGGCTTTAATCAAGAAACAAGTCATGACCATTTGTGTGGGAGCCATCTTAATTCAGCAGACAGTTGCCCTTCATTTTCACATCACTCTGTGTGTCCTGTCCTGTGTCAAACTAAATGCATATCTGCACACACAT GTCCAAGCCACCATGCCTGTGATGACAGCTGGGTGGAGATCCAAAGCAAGAGAACCATCAGAGCAGAGAACGAAGTGGAAGCCAACAAGCTGGTTAACAATTACAGG ttTGGGTTCAGAAAATGGAAAAGTCATGTGACAGAGCGTCCATTTGAAGACCGATCAGAGGTGGTGAAAGAGCTGTACTCTGAACTGAAGGTCATCAAACCACATACAG GTCATCTCATCACGTGTGGAAATGTAGCGTATGTGTTTCTCTTTGGTTGGTGGATCTCTCTGGTGTATTTCCTGGTCAGCTTGCTGATGTTCATCACTATCACCGGAGTTCCTTACG GCAAGCTTTGCTTGAAGCTGTCCTCCTATTTTCTGTGGCCGTTTGGCAAATCAATCCATGAG ATTGGAAATACATTGAGGAGATGTTGTGAGCTGGCACCAGACTGTGAGTGTAACATGGACGGGACAGACGATAACTCACCAGTTCTGCTGCCTTCCCCCACAGAGATGCCAGTCCCACAGTTTTCAGGACAACTTCAGCGAACTCCTTACTGG CATCGTTTCGCCACATATGTGTGGCTGCTGCTCGGTTATCCTCCTCTGGTGCTCGTTCACTCCCTGGCCTGCTTCCTTTCATGGATCCTGGTCTTCaccatccctgtttccaagatGAATGCTCGAACCATGGGTGTCATTCTTCTTTTGGCCCCTGAGGATGTCTCCGTTTCCTCATGCTCACAGAGAAAG CATCAAGGCTTCGAGTCCAGAGCTCTGCTTTGCTGCTACCATGCTGTTAACTGGTACTACTACAAATACACTGTTGATGGCATCAATGTATTTGCTGTCA ATCTTCTCCCTTTAGTAATAGTTGCCATGGTAATCGGATATATTGACAGAGAAAACCTGTATGCAAGCTCTGATGTCAAGTTTGCTATAGCAGTCTGCTCCATCATTCCTCTGTCTTATTATATTGGAATGGGCATTGCCAG TATTTCAGCACAGAGTAACTTTGCTGTGGGTGCAGTGGTGAACGCAAGCTTCGGCTCCATCACAGAGTTGACCTTTTACATcacagccctgatcagaggTCACCGGGCAGGAAATCAGTGTCTGCAGGAGGTGGTTAAAGCAGCACTGACCGGCACTTTGCTTGGATGCATCCTCTTTATTCCT GGAATCTGCATGATAATTGGAGGGCTGAGACACAGTGAGCAAACATTCAACAGTCGATCCACAGGAGTGAGCTCTGCTTTGCTTTTCATCTCTGTAGGAg GTGTGTTTGCTCCAACGCTGTTCTCCAAAGCGTATGGAAATCTAGTGTGTGACGCCTGCACTAACTCCACCCTTGGAAATGGCACGAGCAACAGCAGCGGACCATTTGTCTGCCACAACTGTCACTACGATCTG aACAACGGCACATTGTTTCACAACCATGTCCA GCCGCTGGTGTACACACTGTCTGCCCTCTTACCTGCTGCCTACATCATCGGTCTGATTTTCACGCTGAAGACGCACTCACACATTTATAACATTCAAGTTGGAGAAGGACAGG AGAGTGACCACCATGGAGCCGTGGTCCACTGGTCACGCTGGAGGTCTTTGGTCATCCTCATTTTGGCCACCCTGCTCACGTCTGCATGTGCTGATCTTGTCACAGAGCACATCCAGCCCATTCTCAACCAGCCCAACATCTCTCAG TATTTTATAGGAGTGACAGTTCTTGCGATGGTTCCTGAGATCCCAGAGATAGTCAATGGGATCCAGTTTGCACTTCAAAACAACATCAGTCTAAG cttggAGGTGGGGATCTGTATAGCGGTTCAGGTCTGCATGCTACAGATTCCAATCCTGGTCTTATTTAACGCTTTCTAC GATGTGGGCTTTGTGCTGTTATTCAGTGACCTTCACCTCTGGGCCAGCATCTTCAGCGTGATCCTCGTCAATTACATCTTCATGGACGGAAAATCTGATTATTTCCAGG GTACTGCTTTGGTGATCGTCTACTTCATTCTTCTGGCTCTGTATTTCTACGCTCCGTCTCCTGCAGGCTGCTGA